From a single Struthio camelus isolate bStrCam1 chromosome 31, bStrCam1.hap1, whole genome shotgun sequence genomic region:
- the LOC138063062 gene encoding olfactory receptor 4E1-like — MEQLVLENHSTVSEFFLSGLTSNHAVELALFTFFVVIYVLIILGNIFIIFMIAHDQQLHSPMYFLSNLSVIDVCHSSVVMPKMLADFLVDKKSISFAECMAQMFFLHLFACTEIFLLTIMAYDRYIAICNPMRYGTIMSQKMCLQLTAAMCMGGLIHSVALTALTLNLPYCGPSAIDNFFCDVPLVIKLACVNTQVFEMLIVSNSGLISVVCFLVLVTSYVVILVSLRNHLSEGQHKALSTCAAHLTVVTLFLGHCIFIYLRPAKSLAADKVVSVFFTAITPLMNPIIYTFRNEDMQNALRKLFR; from the exons atggagcagctcgtcctggag AATCACTCCACAGTGAGTGAGTTCTTCCTCTCAGGCCTCACCAGCAATCATGCTGTAGAACTGGCCCTCTTCACCTTCTTTGTGGTCATCTACGTGCTGATTATTTTGGGCAacatcttcatcatcttcatgatTGCACATGACCAGCAGCTACATAGTCCCATGTACTTCCTCAGCAACCTCTCTGTCATTGACGTCTGTCACTCCTCGGTGGTGATGCCCAAGATGCTGGCTGActtcctggtggacaagaagagCATCTCCTTTGCGGAGTGCATGGCACAGATGTTCTTCCTCCACCTCTTTGCCTGCACAGAGATCTTTCTCCTCACCATCATGGCCTATGATCGCTACATAGCAATCTGCAACCCCATGCGTTATGGCACCATCATGAGCCAGAAGATGTGCCTCCAGCTCACTGCAGCCATGTGCATGGGAGGGCTGATACATTCTGTGGCCCTCACTGCCCTGACCCTCAATCTCCCGTACTGTGGTCCCAGTGCCATTGACAACTTCTTTTGTGATGTCCCCTTGGTCATCAAGTTGGCCTGCGTGAACACCCAGGTCTTCGAAATGCTCATTGTCTCCAACTCAGGCCTCATCTCTGTGGTCTGCTTCCTGGTGCTGGTGACTTCCTATGTGGTCATATTGGTGTCACTAAGGAACCATCTCTCAGAAGGGCAACACAAGGCATTAtctacctgtgctgctcaccTGACAGTGGTGACACTTTTCCTAGGACACTGCATTTTCATCTATCTCCGGCCAGCCAAGAGTTTAGCTGCAGACAAAGTTGTGTCAGTTTTCTTCACGGCCATCACCCCTCTGATGAACCCGATTATCTATACCTTTCGGAACGAGGACATGCAAAATGCTCTGAGAAAGCTATTCAGGTGA